One part of the Eucalyptus grandis isolate ANBG69807.140 chromosome 10, ASM1654582v1, whole genome shotgun sequence genome encodes these proteins:
- the LOC104423597 gene encoding uncharacterized protein LOC104423597 produces MSIPGCISLLIQDAATFLLAVKGFDVIVIGIHRAETVKELYEKILESINTKRTMAPNAWTWSMIENCKNREDIKLLFDILQNLSRFRLSNLRIHENFNCNLCREVTKACVRARALDFGKKALWEHNVYGLTPTIGSANHLLQYAKEHRDAALMQEVTKLLKKNNFPLQPSTADIVFSICNDTDNWRLLTEYSKRFM; encoded by the exons ATGTCGATTCCGGGCTGCATTAGTTTGTTGATACAAGACGCAGCTACATTTCTCTTGGCTGTGAAAGGTTTTGATGTGATTGTCATTGGAATTCACAGGGCCG AGACCGTGAAGGAGTTGTATGAAAAAATTCTTGAGTCCATTAACACGAAAAGAACAATGGCTCCAAACGCATGGACGTGGTCGATGATTGAAAATTGCAAGAACAGAGAGGATATTAAGCTTCTCTTTGATATCTTGCAGAACCTAAGCAGATTT AGATTGTCAAATCTTCGAATTCATGAGAATTTTAACTGCAACCTTTGTCGGGAAGTCACAAAAGCATGTGTGCGTGCAAGGGCTCTTGACTTTG GTAAGAAGGCCTTGTGGGAGCATAATGTCTATGGATTGACCCCTACAATTGGCTCTGCAAACCATCTATTG CAATACGCTAAAGAGCACAGAGATGCTGCCCTCATGCAGGAAGTTACGAAGCTTTTGAAGAAGAACAACTTTCCATTGCAACCCAGCACGGCCGATATTGTCTTCAG caTTTGTAACGATACAGACAATTGGAGGTTGCTCACAGAGTATTCGAAGAGATTTATGTGA